In one Culex quinquefasciatus strain JHB chromosome 2, VPISU_Cqui_1.0_pri_paternal, whole genome shotgun sequence genomic region, the following are encoded:
- the LOC119767302 gene encoding LOW QUALITY PROTEIN: zinc finger protein 260-like (The sequence of the model RefSeq protein was modified relative to this genomic sequence to represent the inferred CDS: inserted 1 base in 1 codon) produces the protein MNPIVVSVPGLPRDNPPAKLPQLDDFCRVCLLRKPQLRPLTSQYEGVMIPEMLFKVSGTLLNILEQLPRVICERCLMKLDVAFHISNEFRKQEELLRSFCWKGALVDQLVEYQQTEESHRRSHSEGVIDKLATPAAAATEPAPIEQVELLSEEQFDEMIETESVGSEPPAPAAVDSEEVFEMVLEVDHLETVDQSSSSSLSQPPQIKGEKSPAEDPPEATTFSVELLPSTVPLKAEWVEEEEAEEDGDVSCSEQGETQQNHDEDGEESCGTVDFESRKGRVRFYPRKYKSVPNENGEFECKECGKSFAVRKTFLNHLRRHEQVQAGTFECFRCNKCFGTKERLARHETIHERDLVCGECGHECRNGYDYRAHIRSHQTGNFKCRRCLFSCSARKDLLRHNAEECPRRGEPTTVTSKPAEKVKKTHKCPVEGCDYVASSYSTMYVHKRSKHAPKLTCEICDKSFAFANLLREHEKLHTGEKPYQCEWCDKSFRRLFSYKEHIAVHEGRXSYDCQVCGKGFSRPRYLTAHMLTHSEERNFVCSICSNRYKTNGELTKHVRSKHELLDYGKGDDLIEEDYNYFEDDIVM, from the exons ATGAATCCTATAGTGGTAAGCGTCCCGGGTTTGCCCCGGGACAATCCTCCCG CCAAACTGCCCCAGCTGGACGATTTCTGCCGCGTCTGTCTGCTCCGGAAGCCGCAGCTCCGTCCGCTGACCAGCCAGTACGAGGGCGTCATGATTCCGGAGATGCTGTTCAAGGTTTCCGGCACGTTGCTTAACATTCTGGAGCAGCTGCCGCGGGTCATTTGCGAGCGGTGCCTCATGAAGCTGGACGTGGCGTTCCACATCTCGAACGAGTTCCGCAAGCAGGAGGAGCTGCTGCGAAGCTTCTGCTGGAAGGGCGCGCTGGTGGACCAGCTGGTGGAGTACCAGCAAACGGAAGAATCTCACCGGAGGTCGCACTCGGAGGGCGTCATTGACAAGTTGGCAACTCCTGCTGCTGCCGCGACCGAACCGGCCCCAATCGAGCAGGTGGAACTATTGTCCGAGGAACAGTTTGACGAAATGATCGAAACAGAGAGCGTCGGTTCCGAGCCGCCAGCACCGGCCGCCGTCGATTCCGAGGAGGTGTTCGAAATGGTGCTGGAGGTGGACCACCTGGAAACGGTCGACcagtcgtcatcgtcgtcgttgtcgcaGCCACCGCAGATTAAGGGCGAAAAGTCCCCCGCGGAAGATCCGCCCGAAGCGACCACTTTTAGCGTGGAACTGCTGCCGTCCACGGTGCCTTTGAAGGCGGAATGGGTTGAGGAGGAGGAAGCGGAGGAAGACGGGGACGTATCCTGCTCGGAGCAGGGAGAAACGCAACAAAATCACGACGAAGATGGAGAGGAGTCGTGTGGGACGGTAGATTTCGAAAGCCGGAAGGGCCGCGTCAGATTTTATCCTAGAAAGTACAAAAGTGTGCCGAATGAAAATGGCGAGTTTGAGTGTAAGGAGTGCGGGAAGAGTTTTGCGGTGCGGAAAACGTTTCTGAATCATCTGCGACGGCACGAGCAGGTGCAGGCGGGGACGTTCGAGTGTTTTAGGTGTAATAAA TGCTTCGGCACGAAGGAACGTCTCGCGCGCCACGAAACCATCCACGAGCGCGACCTGGTGTGCGGCGAGTGTGGCCACGAGTGCCGCAACGGGTACGACTACCGGGCGCACATCCGGTCGCATCAGACGGGCAACTTCAAGTGCCGCCGGTGCCTGTTTTCCTGCTCGGCGCGGAAGGACCTGCTGCGGCACAACGCCGAAGAGTGTCCCCGGCGGGGTGAGCCGACCACCGTTACGAGTAAACCTGCGGAAAAGGTGAAGAAAACGCACAAATGTCCCGTCGAGGGCTGCGACTACGTGGCGTCCTCCTACTCAACCATGTACGTCCACAAGCGGTCCAAACATGCGCCCAAGCTAACGTGCGAAATTTGCGACAAGAGTTTTGCGTTTGCGAATTTACTTCGCGAGCACGAGAAACTGCACACCGGAGAAAAGCCCTACCAGTGTGAATGGTGCGACAAATCATTCCGGCGGTTGTTCAGCTACAAGGAACACATTGCCGTCCACGAGGGGC CCTCGTACGATTGCCAGGTGTGCGGCAAGGGCTTCAGCAGGCCGCGCTATCTGACCGCCCACATGCTGACGCATTCCGAGGAGCGCAACTTTGTTTGCTCGATTTGCAGCAATCGGTACAAAACGAACGGAGAGCTGACGAAGCACGTCCGGTCCAAGCACGAATTGCTCGACTACGGGAAGGGGGACGACCTGATCGAGGAGGACTACAACTATTTTGAGGATGACATTGTAATGTAA
- the LOC6045431 gene encoding zinc finger protein 62, which yields MQSHDVASSYSTEVNVNSVDATMTYSPILLAARDRFCRLCLKQSDAFLIPLAAKLEHVSVMDMLDAITGLELEVNPLYPTRVCPDCMTKLDKAYGARQEFLNSAELLLKMAVEDRLPAYYGVVEDEILPEDEVDEPEVQETLKEEVDGEEVVKEKFVYSWKELVKPKRIKKERPPNALTGINRKSRADEQLLAQFPQTTCYICDTPHETLEQRDDHLNCHVPMVPHRCDDCSSDAVPVILKSVLTLNRHLLMHRMPYKCDFCFRRFISTGSQYTHVWSMHMGATDGMTCDYCGKSFTQKRSFQAHVRRHKYKTTGKFKCETCGETCGSSLLLNRHRLKHTGEKAFTCNFCGKSFSRACNLLTHKRIHTNERCHKCPDCSNTFRDSVTLRKHRERFHLGKPAPVPKVERNPFTMTDDGRKQFCCKFEGCSYTTTSNTSISRHKARHVKRYSCGDCGKRFAEPNLVRKHQEAMHSGKVRRRVTTTTTTKAETGATVKEDSELCEGENEVVVEYLDEEQLKLEYEVEVVDEKQ from the exons ATGCAAAGTCACGATGTTGCCTCAAGCTATTCCACTGAAGTTAACGTGAACTCTGTTGATG CCACGATGACCTACTCGCCCATTCTCCTAGCAGCCCGTGACCGCTTCTGTCGGCTCTGTCTGAAGCAGTCGGACGCGTTCCTGATTCCACTGGCGGCCAAGCTGGAGCACGTGTCCGTGATGGATATGCTCGATGCCATCACGGGGCTCGAGCTGGAAGTGAATCCGCTCTATCCGACCCGGGTCTGCCCGGACTGTATGACCAAGCTGGACAAGGCGTACGGGGCGCGGCAGGAGTTTTTGAACAGCGCGGAACTGCTGCTGAAGATGGCGGTGGAGGACCGATTGCCGGCGTATTACGGGGTGGTGGAGGATGAGATTTTACCGGAGGATGAGGTGGATGAACCGGAAGTTCAGGAAACGTTGAAAGAAGAGGTTGATGGGGAAGAGGTGGTTAAGGAAAAGTTTGTCTACTCGTGGAAGGAACTGGTCAAGCCGAAACGAATAAAGAAGGAACGGCCGCCGAATGCGCTGACCGGCATCAACCGGAAGTCTCGTGCAGACGAACAGTTGCTGGCTCAGTTTCCGCAGACGACGTGCTACATTTGCGATACACCGCACGAAACGTTGGAACAACGGGATGACCACCTGAACTGTCACGTTCCGATGGTTCCGCATCGGTGTGATGACTGCAGTTCGGACGCCGTGCCGGTCATCTTGAAAAGTGTcctcacgctgaatcgacaccTGCTGATGCACCGGATGCCGTACAAGTGTGACTTTTGCTTCCGGCGGTTCATCTCAACCGGAAGTCAGTACACTCACGTGTGGAGCATGCACATGGGCGCAACAGATGGCATGACCTGTGATTATTGCGGCAAGAGCTTCACCCAAAAGCGGTCCTTCCAGGCGCACGTCCGCCGCCACAAATACAAAACAACCGGAAAGTTTAAGTGCGAAACCTGTGGCGAAACGTGCGGTTCCAGTTTGTTGCTGAACCGTCATCGGCTCAAACACACAGGGGAAAAGGCATTCACCTGCAACTTCTGTGGAAAGTCCTTCAGCCGGGCTTGCAATCTGCTGACCCACAAACGAATCCACACCAACGAACGGTGCCACAAATGCCCGGACTGCAGCAACACCTTCCGGGACAGCGTCACGCTGCGCAAACACCGCGAACGGTTCCACCTGGGAAAACCAGCCCCGGTTCCGAAAGTCGAGCGCAATCCGTTCACCATGACCGACGACGGACGGAAGCAGTTTTGCTGTAAATTCGAAGGTTGCTCCTACACGACCACAAGCAACACCTCAATTTCCCGACACAAGGCACGCCACGTCAAGCGGTACTCTTGCGGGGACTGTGGCAAGCGGTTCGCCGAGCCGAACCTGGTCCGGAAGCATCAGGAGGCGATGCACAGTGGGAAGGTTAGGAGGagagtgacgacgacgacgacgacgaaggcgGAAACGGGAGCGACGGTGAAGGAAGATTCGGAGCTGTGTGAAGGGGAGAATGAAGTGGTGGTTGAATATCTGGACGAGGAGCAGCTCAAGCTGGAGTACGAAGTGGAGGTCGTTGATGAGAAGCAGTAG
- the LOC119766476 gene encoding zinc finger protein 888-like produces the protein MVVLPIQNVEVVQQPTPGSSAFGNETFDESKEFKCELCGKCYSQRGVLNRHIRHVHKLDGSTAVSAEGPPADTRECDECKKYIKRKLFSEHRKHHENVRLRKFVCPLCDKAFRTNHHQKEHVATRACEKTSEVAKYGGADAKYKCVECGKAYNNSQSIDSHMKRHKVLREERYKCGICQKVVR, from the exons ATGGTCGTGCTACCAATACAAAATGTTGAAGTGGTTCAACAACCTACTCCCGGCAGTAGCGCTTTTGGCAACGAAACTTTCGACGAGTCAAAAGAGTTCAAGTGTGAACTGTGCGGAAAG TGTTACTCCCAGCGAGGCGTCCTCAACCGGCACATCCGACACGTGCACAAGCTGGACGGGTCGACTGCCGTCAGTGCCGAAGGTCCTCCGGCCGATACGCGCGAGTGTGACGAGTGCAAGAAGTACATCAAACGGAAGCTCTTTAGCGAACACCGCAAACACCACGAGAACGTGCGGCTGAGGAAGTTCGTGTGTCCCTTGTGCGATAAAGCGTTTCGTACAAACCATCACCAGAAGGAGCACGTGGCAACGCGAGCCTGTGAGAAAACGTCCGAGGTGGCGAAATACGGTGGTGCTGATGCCAAGTACAAGTGCGTCGAGTGTGGCAAAGCGTACAACAACAGCCAGAGCATTGATTCGCATATGAAGCGGCACAAGGTGCTGCGGGAGGAGCGATACAAGTGCGGTATTTGTCAAAAGGTAGTGCGTTAG